One segment of Rosa chinensis cultivar Old Blush chromosome 6, RchiOBHm-V2, whole genome shotgun sequence DNA contains the following:
- the LOC112173456 gene encoding L-ascorbate peroxidase 3, with translation MASPVVDKDYLKEIDKARRDLRALISSRDCAPIMLRLAWHDAGTYDAKTKTGGPNGSIRNEEEYTHGSNSGLKKAVDFCEEVKSKHRRITYADLYQLAGVVAVEVTGGPTIDFTPGRKDSKISPKEGRLPDAKRGAPHLRDIFYRMGLSDKDIVALSGAHTLGRAHPERSGFDGPWTQEPLKFDNSYFVELLKGESEGLLKLPSDTALLDDAEFRKYVELYAKDEEAFFRDYAESHKKLSELGFTTSSSKIIAKDSTIIAQGAVGVAVCAAVVILGYLYEARKRM, from the exons ATGGCGTCGCCGGTCGTCGACAAAGATTACCTCAAAGAAATCGATAAGGCGCGCCGTGATCTCCGTGCTCTCATTTCCAGTAGAGACTGCGCTCCGATCATGCTCCGACTAGC GTGGCACGATGCTGGTACTTACGATGCGAAGACGAAGACCGGTGGGCCTAACGGTTCCATTAGGAATGAAGAAGAGTATACTCATGGCTCTAATAGTGGATTGAAGAAAGCTGTTGATTTTTGCG AGGAAGTGAAGTCTAAGCATCGAAGGATTACTTATGCAGACCTATACCAG cTTGCTGGTGTTGTTGCTGTTGAGGTCACTGGAGGCCCCACCATTGATTTTACTCCTGGCAGGAAG GATTCAAAAATTTCTCCCAAGGAAGGAAGACTTCCAGATGCGAAAAGAG GTGCACCACATCTGAGGGACATCTTCTATCGAATGGGGTTATCGGACAAGGATATTGTTGCACTCTCTGGGGCTCATACGCTG GGAAGGGCACATCCAGAGAGATCTGGTTTTGATGGTCCTTGGACTCAGGAACCCCTGAAGTTTGATAACTCATACTTCGT AGAATTGCTGAAAGGGGAATCAGAGGGATTGCTGAAACTCCCATCAGATACAGCTCTGTTAGATGATGCTGAGTTCCGTAAATATGTTGAGCTATATGCAAAG GATGAGGAGGCATTTTTCAGAGATTATGCTGAATCACATAAGAAACTCTCTGAGCTTGGGTTTACTACAAGTTCCTCCAAGATTATTGCAAAGGATAGCACCATAATAGCACAAGGCGCAGTTGGAGTTGCAGTTTGTGCTGCTGTCGTGATCCTGGGCTACTTATATGAAGCTCGCAAAAGAATGTAG
- the LOC112173034 gene encoding synaptotagmin-1 isoform X2, giving the protein MLPEIPLWVKNPDYDRVDWLNKFLEYMWPYLDKAICKTAKDIAKPIIAEEIPKYKIESVEFEKLTLGSLPPTFQGMKVYVTDEKELIMEPSIKWAANPNVLLAVKAYGMTATVQAVDVQVFAAPRITLKPLVPSFPCFAQINVSLMDRPFVDFGLKLIGVDLMSIPGLYRFVQELIKDQVANMYLWPKTLEVPIMDPAKAFNRPVGLLHVKVLRAMKLRKKDLLGASDPYVKLKLTESNMPSKKTTVKQKNLNPEWNEEFNMVVKDPQSQALEFLVYDWDKVGKHEKMGINVIPLKDLPHNEPKVLTLDLLKTMDLNDPQNEKNRGQLELELTYKPFKEEDMQKGYEETQTLEKAPEGTPPGGGLLVVIVHEGQDLEGKHHCNPSVRLILRGEERRTKHLKKSRDPRWEEEFKFVLEEPPTNDKLHVEVVSTSSKLGLLHGKESLGYVQISLSDVISNRRINQKYHLIDSKNGQVQLELQWRTAE; this is encoded by the exons ATGCTTCCTGAGATACCTCTTTGGGTGAAGAATCCAGACTACGATCGC GTTGATTGGCTAAACAAATTTCTTGAGTATATGTGGCCTTATCTTGATAAG GCGATCTGCAAAACTGCTAAAGATATTGCAAAGCCCATTATTGCCGAGGAAATACCGAAGTACAAGATTGAGTCtgttgaatttgagaagctGACTTTAGGTTCCTTACCACCAACTTTTCAAG GTATGAAGGTTTATGTAACTGATGAGAAGGAGCTGATTATGGAACCCTCAATTAAATGGGCTGCAAATCCTAATGTCCTTCTTGCTGTTAAAGCATATGGAATGACAGCAACTGTTCAG GCGGTTGATGTGCAAGTTTTTGCAGCACCACGTATTACTTTGAAGCCCTTGGTTCCAAGCTTTCCTTGTTTTGCCCAAATCAATGTGTCTCTCATGGACAGG CCTTTTGTTGACTTTGGATTAAAGCTTATAGGCGTTGATCTTATGTCAATACCTGGCCTTTACAGATTTGTCCAG GAGCTTATCAAAGACCAGGTTGCTAACATGTATCTCTGGCCAAAAACTCTTGAAGTACCGATAATGGACCCAGCAAA AGCCTTTAACAGGCCTGTAGGACTTCTCCATGTGAAGGTTCTGAGGGCAATGAAGTTAAGAAAGAAAGATCTTCTTGGTGCTTCAGACCCTTATGTAAAACTAAAGCTCACAGAGAGCAATATGCCATCAAAGAAGACCACTGTTAAGCAGAAGAACCTGAACCCTGAATGGAATGAGGAATTTAATATGGTTGTCAAAGACCCACAATCTCAGGCTTTAGAATTTTTAGTTTATGACTGGGATAAG GTGGGAAAACATGAGAAAATGGGTATCAATGTAATACCTTTGAAAGACCTCCCCCATAATGAGCCAAAAGTTTTGACTCTGGACCTCCTTAAAACTATGGACTTAAATGATCCTCAGAATGAGAAGAACCGTGGGCAGCTTGAGTTGGAATTGACTTATAAACCCTTTAAAGAGGAGGACATGCAAAAAGGGTATGAAGAAACACAGACATTAGAGAAGGCTCCTGAAGGAACGCCACCTGGTGGAGGTTTGCTTGTTGTCATAGTTCATGAAGGTCAAGATCTTGAAGGAAAGCACCATTGTAATCCATCTGTGCGACTTATTCTCAGAGGGGAGGAAAGAAGGACCAAG CACCTAAAGAAGAGTAGAGATCCAAGATGGGAAGAAGAGTTTAAATTTGTGCTTGAAGAACCTCCCACTAACGACAAACTACATGTAGAGGTTGTCAGTACCTCATCAAAATTGGGCCTGCTGCATGGAAAG GAATCTCTGGGCTATGTCCAAATCAGTCTTTCTGACGTCATTTCCAACAGACGAATTAACCAGAAGTACCATCTCATAGACTCGAAGAATGGACAGGTCCAGCTAGAGCTGCAATGGAGAACTGCTGAATGA
- the LOC112174186 gene encoding myb-related protein 308 — translation MGRSPCCEKAHTNKGAWTKEEDDRLIAYIRAHGEGCWRSLPKAAGLLRCGKSCRLRWINYLRPDLKRGNFTEEEDELIIKLHSLLGNKWSLIAGRLPGRTDNEIKNYWNTHIRRKLLTRGIDPATHRPLNETPQDSATTTTISFAASSAIIKEEDQKISTSIGIVGSKDSNNPVQEKCPDLNLELRISPPSQAKPAESLKSGGRGVCFSCSLGLKDSKSCSSCGIDNIGATSAGTSNIAYDFLGLKNGVLDYRSLEMK, via the exons ATGGGGAGATCTCCTTGCTGTGAAAAGGCTCACACGAACAAAGGAGCTTggaccaaagaagaagatgatcgCCTCATTGCTTATATCCGAGCTCACGGCGAAGGCTGCTGGCGCTCTCTGCCTAAAGCAGCCGGCCTTCTTCGCTGCGGCAAGAGCTGTAGGCTGCGGTGGATCAACTACCTCAGACCGGACCTCAAGCGCGGAAATTtcactgaagaagaagatgagctCATCATCAAGCTCCATAGCCTCCTCGGGAACAA ATGGTCTTTGATTGCTGGGAGACTACCGGGAAGAACAGACAATGAGATAAAGAACTACTGGAATACCCATATAAGaaggaagcttttgacaagAGGTATTGACCCTGCAACTCACAGACCACTCAATGAAACACCTCAGGACTCTGCCACAACCACCACTATCTCTTTTGCTGCTTCTTCTGCTATTATTAAAGAAGAAGATCAGAAAATCAGCACCAGTATTGGGATTGTGGGCAGCAAAGACTCAAACAACCCAGTTCAAGAGAAGTGTCCAGATTTGAATCTCGAGCTTAGAATTAGTCCTCCTAGCCAGGCCAAACCAGCTGAGTCTTTGAAGAGTGGGGGAAGAGGTGTCTGCTTTTCTTGCAGTTTGGGGTTAAAGGACTCAAAGAGTTGCAGTAGCTGTGGGATTGATAATATTGGTGCCACAAGTGCTGGCACTAGTAATATTGCTTATGATTTCTTGGGATTGAAAAATGGGGTGTTGGATTACAGAAGCTTGGAGATGAAATAA
- the LOC112173034 gene encoding synaptotagmin-1 isoform X1, with translation MGFFSTIFGLFGFGLGISIGLVAGYFLFIYVQSSDVENPEIQPLVEQDSETLERMLPEIPLWVKNPDYDRVDWLNKFLEYMWPYLDKAICKTAKDIAKPIIAEEIPKYKIESVEFEKLTLGSLPPTFQGMKVYVTDEKELIMEPSIKWAANPNVLLAVKAYGMTATVQAVDVQVFAAPRITLKPLVPSFPCFAQINVSLMDRPFVDFGLKLIGVDLMSIPGLYRFVQELIKDQVANMYLWPKTLEVPIMDPAKAFNRPVGLLHVKVLRAMKLRKKDLLGASDPYVKLKLTESNMPSKKTTVKQKNLNPEWNEEFNMVVKDPQSQALEFLVYDWDKVGKHEKMGINVIPLKDLPHNEPKVLTLDLLKTMDLNDPQNEKNRGQLELELTYKPFKEEDMQKGYEETQTLEKAPEGTPPGGGLLVVIVHEGQDLEGKHHCNPSVRLILRGEERRTKHLKKSRDPRWEEEFKFVLEEPPTNDKLHVEVVSTSSKLGLLHGKESLGYVQISLSDVISNRRINQKYHLIDSKNGQVQLELQWRTAE, from the exons ATGGGATTCTTCAGCACCATTTTTGGCCTCTTTGGATTCGGACTAGGGATTTCGATTGGTCTCGTCGCCGGCTATTTCCTTTTCATCTATGTCCAATCCTCAGATGTTGAG AACCCTGAAATTCAGCCGTTGGTTGAGCAAGACTCCGAAACTTTGGAGCGGATGCTTCCTGAGATACCTCTTTGGGTGAAGAATCCAGACTACGATCGC GTTGATTGGCTAAACAAATTTCTTGAGTATATGTGGCCTTATCTTGATAAG GCGATCTGCAAAACTGCTAAAGATATTGCAAAGCCCATTATTGCCGAGGAAATACCGAAGTACAAGATTGAGTCtgttgaatttgagaagctGACTTTAGGTTCCTTACCACCAACTTTTCAAG GTATGAAGGTTTATGTAACTGATGAGAAGGAGCTGATTATGGAACCCTCAATTAAATGGGCTGCAAATCCTAATGTCCTTCTTGCTGTTAAAGCATATGGAATGACAGCAACTGTTCAG GCGGTTGATGTGCAAGTTTTTGCAGCACCACGTATTACTTTGAAGCCCTTGGTTCCAAGCTTTCCTTGTTTTGCCCAAATCAATGTGTCTCTCATGGACAGG CCTTTTGTTGACTTTGGATTAAAGCTTATAGGCGTTGATCTTATGTCAATACCTGGCCTTTACAGATTTGTCCAG GAGCTTATCAAAGACCAGGTTGCTAACATGTATCTCTGGCCAAAAACTCTTGAAGTACCGATAATGGACCCAGCAAA AGCCTTTAACAGGCCTGTAGGACTTCTCCATGTGAAGGTTCTGAGGGCAATGAAGTTAAGAAAGAAAGATCTTCTTGGTGCTTCAGACCCTTATGTAAAACTAAAGCTCACAGAGAGCAATATGCCATCAAAGAAGACCACTGTTAAGCAGAAGAACCTGAACCCTGAATGGAATGAGGAATTTAATATGGTTGTCAAAGACCCACAATCTCAGGCTTTAGAATTTTTAGTTTATGACTGGGATAAG GTGGGAAAACATGAGAAAATGGGTATCAATGTAATACCTTTGAAAGACCTCCCCCATAATGAGCCAAAAGTTTTGACTCTGGACCTCCTTAAAACTATGGACTTAAATGATCCTCAGAATGAGAAGAACCGTGGGCAGCTTGAGTTGGAATTGACTTATAAACCCTTTAAAGAGGAGGACATGCAAAAAGGGTATGAAGAAACACAGACATTAGAGAAGGCTCCTGAAGGAACGCCACCTGGTGGAGGTTTGCTTGTTGTCATAGTTCATGAAGGTCAAGATCTTGAAGGAAAGCACCATTGTAATCCATCTGTGCGACTTATTCTCAGAGGGGAGGAAAGAAGGACCAAG CACCTAAAGAAGAGTAGAGATCCAAGATGGGAAGAAGAGTTTAAATTTGTGCTTGAAGAACCTCCCACTAACGACAAACTACATGTAGAGGTTGTCAGTACCTCATCAAAATTGGGCCTGCTGCATGGAAAG GAATCTCTGGGCTATGTCCAAATCAGTCTTTCTGACGTCATTTCCAACAGACGAATTAACCAGAAGTACCATCTCATAGACTCGAAGAATGGACAGGTCCAGCTAGAGCTGCAATGGAGAACTGCTGAATGA
- the LOC112173036 gene encoding 60S ribosomal protein L12-1 → MAPKLDPSQVVEVFVRVTGGEVGAASTLAPKIGPLGLSPKKIAEDIAKETAKEWKGLRVTAKVTVQNREAKISVVPSAAALVIKALNEPERDRKKVKNVKHSGSISLADVEKIATVLQPRSMAKGLDGTVREVLGTCVSVGCLVNGRDPRDVQKALTAAVY, encoded by the coding sequence ATGGCGCCAAAGTTGGATCCCTCGCAGGTCGTTGAAGTCTTCGTCCGCGTCACCGGCGGCGAAGTCGGCGCGGCGAGTACCCTGGCTCCCAAGATCGGTCCTCTCGGTCTCTCCCCAAAGAAGATCGCAGAAGACATCGCGAAGGAGACAGCCAAGGAATGGAAGGGTCTGCGTGTCACTGCCAAGGTCACCGTGCAGAACCGTGAGGCCAAGATCTCGGTGGTTCCCTCCGCCGCCGCCCTTGTCATCAAGGCCCTCAACGAGCCCGAGCGCGACCGCAAGAAGGTCAAGAACGTCAAGCACAGCGGCAGCATTAGCCTGGCCGATGTGGAGAAGATAGCCACCGTCTTGCAGCCGAGATCCATGGCGAAAGGCCTGGACGGCACGGTGCGGGAGGTTCTCGGCACGTGCGTGTCCGTTGGCTGCTTGGTGAACGGAAGGGACCCTCGTGATGTGCAGAAGGCGCTGACCGCCGCCGTCTACTGA
- the LOC112173034 gene encoding synaptotagmin-1 isoform X3, with protein sequence MRELIKDQVANMYLWPKTLEVPIMDPAKAFNRPVGLLHVKVLRAMKLRKKDLLGASDPYVKLKLTESNMPSKKTTVKQKNLNPEWNEEFNMVVKDPQSQALEFLVYDWDKVGKHEKMGINVIPLKDLPHNEPKVLTLDLLKTMDLNDPQNEKNRGQLELELTYKPFKEEDMQKGYEETQTLEKAPEGTPPGGGLLVVIVHEGQDLEGKHHCNPSVRLILRGEERRTKHLKKSRDPRWEEEFKFVLEEPPTNDKLHVEVVSTSSKLGLLHGKESLGYVQISLSDVISNRRINQKYHLIDSKNGQVQLELQWRTAE encoded by the exons ATGAGA GAGCTTATCAAAGACCAGGTTGCTAACATGTATCTCTGGCCAAAAACTCTTGAAGTACCGATAATGGACCCAGCAAA AGCCTTTAACAGGCCTGTAGGACTTCTCCATGTGAAGGTTCTGAGGGCAATGAAGTTAAGAAAGAAAGATCTTCTTGGTGCTTCAGACCCTTATGTAAAACTAAAGCTCACAGAGAGCAATATGCCATCAAAGAAGACCACTGTTAAGCAGAAGAACCTGAACCCTGAATGGAATGAGGAATTTAATATGGTTGTCAAAGACCCACAATCTCAGGCTTTAGAATTTTTAGTTTATGACTGGGATAAG GTGGGAAAACATGAGAAAATGGGTATCAATGTAATACCTTTGAAAGACCTCCCCCATAATGAGCCAAAAGTTTTGACTCTGGACCTCCTTAAAACTATGGACTTAAATGATCCTCAGAATGAGAAGAACCGTGGGCAGCTTGAGTTGGAATTGACTTATAAACCCTTTAAAGAGGAGGACATGCAAAAAGGGTATGAAGAAACACAGACATTAGAGAAGGCTCCTGAAGGAACGCCACCTGGTGGAGGTTTGCTTGTTGTCATAGTTCATGAAGGTCAAGATCTTGAAGGAAAGCACCATTGTAATCCATCTGTGCGACTTATTCTCAGAGGGGAGGAAAGAAGGACCAAG CACCTAAAGAAGAGTAGAGATCCAAGATGGGAAGAAGAGTTTAAATTTGTGCTTGAAGAACCTCCCACTAACGACAAACTACATGTAGAGGTTGTCAGTACCTCATCAAAATTGGGCCTGCTGCATGGAAAG GAATCTCTGGGCTATGTCCAAATCAGTCTTTCTGACGTCATTTCCAACAGACGAATTAACCAGAAGTACCATCTCATAGACTCGAAGAATGGACAGGTCCAGCTAGAGCTGCAATGGAGAACTGCTGAATGA